A stretch of DNA from Roseovarius sp. M141:
TGCGTCAGGCCCAGATGGCCATGACCAAAGGCGCAGATCGCGCCTGTATCGCCGGGCAGGGGCCCGATGGCAGGCAGGCTGTCGGGCAGGGAGGGGCGCAGCCCCATCCATTGCACGCCGCCTGTGGTTTTCAGCCCCGGAAGGAAATCGGCGGCCTTTTTCAGCATCGCGTCGGCGCGGGCGTAGTTCGGCGGCAGATCCAGTCCGCCCAGTTCGACAGCGCCGCCAACGCGCAGGCCCGAACCAAGGCTGACCACGACAAAGCCGTGCCCGCCGAACGTCACCTGACAGCGCAGATCGAACGCGCCGGGGGGCAGGGTGGTGTTATAGCCGCGCTCGGCCTCCAGCGGGATGCGCACGTTTGCGGTGCGCGCCAGATGGTGCGAATGGGCACCGGCAGCCAGTACGACGCGGCCCTGCATCGGGCCTATGCTGGTCTGAACGCCGCCTTGGGTCAGCGCGGTCGCCTCGGCGATGACGATCTCGCCGCCATTTTCCCGCACGCGGTCTGCCAGCGCCAGCGTATAATCCTTGGGATCGTTGATCGTGAACCAGCCGGGGGTAAAGGTCGCGTGGGTAAAGCGCGGCGCGAGGCCGGGCTGATAGGCGGCGATCCCGTCGCCTTTGAGGTGGGTGAATTCGATGCCCGCAGCCGCGCGCGTCTCCCATCCCGGCAGCGATGCGTTGAATTCGCGCACGCCCTCGTAGACCTGCAAATTCCCTTCACGCCGCAGCATGTGGGCCAGTCCGGCGCGCTCCAGAAACGGATCGAGCGTCGCCTTGGAGAGATTCATCATCGCCGTCTGCGCAAGGGTCGATGCACGAACCTGCGCAGGCCAACTGGCGCGCCAGAAGCGCAGCATCCATGGTGCGATCTTCAGCGCATAGGCAGGCGGCACGCTGAGCGGGCCGAGCGGGTCCAGCAGCCATCTGGGCGCCTGCCGGATGATCCGGGGCGACGCCAGCGGCAGGATATCGGTGAAGGCGAACGCGCCCGCGTTGCCCGCCGACGCACCCGCCACCGGACCGACCCTGTCGATCACGCGCACCCTCAGCCCTTGCGCCTGCGCCTCCAGCGCGGCGGACAGGCCGACGACACCGGCCCCCACGATGATCACATCGGGGGCGTCCATCAGCGCACGTTCGACAGGAATTTCTGCGTTTCGCCGTCCTGCGGCGCGTCAAAGATCTGCTCGGGCGGCCCGATCTCGCACATGACACCCTGATGAAAGAACGCCACGCGATTGGATACGTCGCGCGCGAAATGCATTTCGTGGGTGACGCAGATCATCGTCATGCCGTCATCGGCCAGCAGTTTCAGCGTATCCAGAACCTCGCCCACCAATTGCGGATCCAGTGCCGATGTCACCTCGTCGAACAGGATGTAGTCGGGCGCCATCGCCAGCGCGCGGGCGATGGCCATGCGTTGCTGTTGGCCGCCGGACAGACGGCCGGGATAGACCTTCAGCTTGTCGGCGAGGCCCACATGGGTCAACTGCTTGACCGCGACTTCCTCGGCGTCACTTTTTGACATGCCCTTGACCTTGCGGGGGGCGAGGGTGACGTTTTCCAGAACGGTCAGGTGCGGAAACGCGTTGAACTGCTGGAACACGATGCCGATCTTGCGGCGCAGCTTGTTCAGGTCGGTGCTGCGGGCGTGAACTTCGGTTCCGTCCACCAGAATACGGCCGCTGTCGATAGGCTCCAGCCCGTTGATGCAGGTCAGCAGCGTCGACTTACCCGACCCCGAGCCCCCGATCACCGACACCACTTCGCCCTTGGCGACGGTCAGGTCGATGCCCTTGAGCACCTGCAACTGGCCAAAGGATTTGTGGACGTTCTCGATCTCAATCATTCTCTTTCCACCTTTTCTCCAATTGGCTGCCCAGCCGGGCGATGGGGAAGCTGAGCAGGAAGTAAATCGCCCCGGCGACCAGCAGGATGAACATCGGCTCTTGCAGGCGCGTGACCAGAATCTGGCTGGCGCGCAGCAGCTCGATGATACCCAGCCACAGCACCAGCGCGCTGTCCTTCATCACGCCCAGCGTCAGGCCGATCCAGCTGGGCAGGGCGACGCGCAGGGCCATGGGGAACACGATCTGCGTCATGTCCTGCCCCCATGTCAGCCCCAGCGAGCGTGCGGCGCGGCGCGTGACCATCGGTACCGCCTCGATCGCGCCGCGCACGATCTCGGTGCAATAGGCAGAAGTATAGAGCGCCAGCACGATGCAGGACGTCACGAATGGCGATATGCCAAAGCCCGCGATGGCCTGAAACGCGTTCGCCAGGATCAGCTGGATCAGCAGCGGGACGGATCGAAAAATATCCAGTACGAAGGTCAGCGGCAGGGCCATCCACGGTTTGATCTGCGCACGGATCACGCCGAACAGCAGGCCCAGCGCCGTGCCGCCTACGACGGCAAAGAACGTCACCGCCAGCGTCATGCCCGCGCCCTTGAGCATGAACAGCAGGTCGTTGAAGGTCAGGGAAGTCTCAAACATCTGGATCTTCCCTTCAATACCGGAACAGGCGCCACGCCAGCAGGCGCGCCGCCAGCATCACGGCCTTGGTGATGAGGTAGTAGATGACCGCCGCCAGCGCGAAGAACTCGAACGTGCGGAAGCTGCGCGCGTTCAGATCCTGCGTGACCCCGGTCAGGTCGGTCGACATGCCCACGGTGACGCCCAGCGACGTCATCAGGATGGCCCAGACCATCTGGTTCATCGTCGGCAGGAACGCGATGCGGAACATCTGCGGCATGACGATCAGGCGGAACGCCTTGGGCGCGCTCATGCCCAGCGACCGGCCCGCGCGAATCTGCGTGTCGGGAATGGCGCGCAGCGAGCCGCGGAACGTCTCGCACAGGTAGCCGGCGTTGTTGAATGCGATCCCGGCCAGCAGCGCCACGTAGGGGCTGAGGTAGATGCCAAAGGAGCCAAGGCCGAAATGTGCCATGTAAATCTGGAACAGGGCGGGCGTGTTGCGTGCCAATTCGACCCATGCGGTCGCAGGCGCCCGCAGCCAGCGCGATTTCGAATTGCGCGCGACGGCCAGAAACACGGCGATGGTGATGCCGATCAGCATCGACAGGATCGCGATCTGCATCGTGACCAGCGCGCCGTCCAGCATATCCGGCAGCGCGCGCAGTGCCTGTCGCCATTGGAAGGTGTAGTTGCCCATTCGGCTTGGCTCCTGCCGCTTTACGGAAAGGGCGGGGGCCGATTGGCCCCCGCCCATGTCACCAGATGGTGACGATCAACGATAGACTTTATCGACGGTCAGATCCGGTGCGTCGCCGCCGACCCACTCTTCATAAAGTTCCTGGTAGCGGCCGGTGCGGACCTGCTGATTGATGAAAAGGTCAAGGTAGTTCAGCAGGCCGTATTCCTGACGCAGCGCGATCAGGCCGACATAGTCGGGCAGGTAAGGTGCGTCGCCCGCAATGGTCAGGCCCTCGTATTTACCGCCGGCAACGATGGACGATGCCACGGTCGATGTGACGACAGTCGCGTCGATCTGACCCTGCGACAATGCCAGAAACACGTCTGCCTGGCTCTGATAGGGGCGGAAGCTGCCGCCCTGGTCCCATTTGGTGATGTCGTCGTCCAGCGCGATGCCCTCGTAGGTGCCCGCGACCGACCCGACAGTGTGGGTGGCCAGCGAGTCATACCCGTCGATTCCGGTGTCTTCGCGCGTCAGCACGACGTTGGTGAAGGCAAAGTAAGGCACCGTGAACCCCGCCGTCTTGGCCCGCTCCAGCGTGTCCGATGTGGACGCCACGCCCACGTCGACGCGCCCCGACACCAGCGCCGGAATACGGTCGGGGAACGGGGTTTCGACAATCTCGGCCTCAACGCCCAGTGCGGCGGCCAGATCGTTGCAGTAATCGACGTCAAAGCCGATCGGGTTGTTGTCCGCATCCCGCGATCCCATCGGCGGGAAGTCCAGAACCACGGCGCAGCGCAGCGTGCCCGAAGCGACGATGTCGTCCAGTTTGTCAGCCTGCGCGGCGGGCGCGGCGATGGCGGCGGCCAGTGCGGTACCGGCGATATATCCGAATTTCATGTATGACTCCCTGTCATGTTTTTGGGTCAGACCCGTCGCTCGTCCGCTCAGTGGGGACGAGTCGGTAGGGTCAGGCAACAATGAATCCTGCGAAAATACAAGAAGTATTTTGGGTCAGGTGCGGCGGTTGGGTTATATATTCCTGTCCTCCGTCCAACCATCGGATCAAAAGCCCACGATGCGGTCGGGCAGCCAAGTCACCAGTGCCGGAAAGGTCGCGATCAGCGCCAGCGTCAACACTTGAAGCACGATGAACGGCACGACGCCACGGCACATCTGCCCATAGGTCATATCGGGTGGCGCGATGGATTTCAGGTAGAATATGGACGAGGCCATGGGCGGCGTTAGATACCCGGTCTGAATCACGATCAGCACCATCGTCGCGAACCAGATCGGATCAATCCCGGACGAGCGGATGAAGGGCGTGAACAGCGGCACGCAGATCAGTACGTTGGCCGTCCAGTCCAGCACGAATCCCAGCACGAAGACGACCAGCAGGAAGAACACGATCATGCCCGTGGTGCCCAGACCCGCGCCTTCGATGAAGCCGCGGATCAGGCTGGCGCCGCCGTTGGCCGCAAAGACCCCCATGAACATCGTGCCCGCGGCCACGATCAGCAGGATCATCGCCGAGATGCGCACCGTTATCGCCAGCGATTCGCGCAGAACGATCCAGTTGAACCG
This window harbors:
- a CDS encoding amino acid ABC transporter permease, with the translated sequence MGNYTFQWRQALRALPDMLDGALVTMQIAILSMLIGITIAVFLAVARNSKSRWLRAPATAWVELARNTPALFQIYMAHFGLGSFGIYLSPYVALLAGIAFNNAGYLCETFRGSLRAIPDTQIRAGRSLGMSAPKAFRLIVMPQMFRIAFLPTMNQMVWAILMTSLGVTVGMSTDLTGVTQDLNARSFRTFEFFALAAVIYYLITKAVMLAARLLAWRLFRY
- a CDS encoding amino acid ABC transporter permease, which gives rise to MFETSLTFNDLLFMLKGAGMTLAVTFFAVVGGTALGLLFGVIRAQIKPWMALPLTFVLDIFRSVPLLIQLILANAFQAIAGFGISPFVTSCIVLALYTSAYCTEIVRGAIEAVPMVTRRAARSLGLTWGQDMTQIVFPMALRVALPSWIGLTLGVMKDSALVLWLGIIELLRASQILVTRLQEPMFILLVAGAIYFLLSFPIARLGSQLEKRWKEND
- a CDS encoding amino acid ABC transporter ATP-binding protein; protein product: MIEIENVHKSFGQLQVLKGIDLTVAKGEVVSVIGGSGSGKSTLLTCINGLEPIDSGRILVDGTEVHARSTDLNKLRRKIGIVFQQFNAFPHLTVLENVTLAPRKVKGMSKSDAEEVAVKQLTHVGLADKLKVYPGRLSGGQQQRMAIARALAMAPDYILFDEVTSALDPQLVGEVLDTLKLLADDGMTMICVTHEMHFARDVSNRVAFFHQGVMCEIGPPEQIFDAPQDGETQKFLSNVR
- a CDS encoding FAD-binding oxidoreductase: MDAPDVIIVGAGVVGLSAALEAQAQGLRVRVIDRVGPVAGASAGNAGAFAFTDILPLASPRIIRQAPRWLLDPLGPLSVPPAYALKIAPWMLRFWRASWPAQVRASTLAQTAMMNLSKATLDPFLERAGLAHMLRREGNLQVYEGVREFNASLPGWETRAAAGIEFTHLKGDGIAAYQPGLAPRFTHATFTPGWFTINDPKDYTLALADRVRENGGEIVIAEATALTQGGVQTSIGPMQGRVVLAAGAHSHHLARTANVRIPLEAERGYNTTLPPGAFDLRCQVTFGGHGFVVVSLGSGLRVGGAVELGGLDLPPNYARADAMLKKAADFLPGLKTTGGVQWMGLRPSLPDSLPAIGPLPGDTGAICAFGHGHLGLTQSTGTARIVADLLTGQTPQINLAPFSPARFTRAT
- a CDS encoding transporter substrate-binding domain-containing protein, with amino-acid sequence MKFGYIAGTALAAAIAAPAAQADKLDDIVASGTLRCAVVLDFPPMGSRDADNNPIGFDVDYCNDLAAALGVEAEIVETPFPDRIPALVSGRVDVGVASTSDTLERAKTAGFTVPYFAFTNVVLTREDTGIDGYDSLATHTVGSVAGTYEGIALDDDITKWDQGGSFRPYQSQADVFLALSQGQIDATVVTSTVASSIVAGGKYEGLTIAGDAPYLPDYVGLIALRQEYGLLNYLDLFINQQVRTGRYQELYEEWVGGDAPDLTVDKVYR